The region tttgtggcctgctggaggtcattttgcagggctctggcagtgctcctccttgcacaaaggcggaggtagcagtcctgctgctgggttgttgccctcctacggcctcctccacgtctcctgatgtactggcctgtctcctggtagcgcctccatgctctggacactacgctgacagacacagcaaaccttcttgccacagctcgcattgatgtgccatcctggatgagctgcactacctgagccatttgtgtgggttgtagactccgtctcatgctaccactagagtgaaagcaccgccagcattcaaaagtgaccaaaacatcagccaggaagcataggaactgagaagtggtctgtggtcaccacctgcagaaccactcctttattgggggtgtcttgctaattgcctataatttccacctgttgtctattccatttgcacaacagcatgtgaaatgtattgtcaatcagtgttgcttcctaagtggacattttgatttcacagaagtgtgattgacttggagttacattgtgttgtttaagtgttccctttatttttttgagcagtgtattttgtcttgcccacttaccctctgaatggcacatatgaacaagccatgtctcaattgtctcaaggcttaaaaatccttatttaacctgtctcctccccttcatctacactgattgaagtggatttaacaagtgacattaataagggttcatagctttcacttggattcacctggtcagtcaatatcatggaaagagcaggtgttcttaatgtttgtacactcagtgtatacttctTTATCTGTTAACAGAGTGGCACAATGGAAGTTGATGAGCTGTACTATCCTGGCAGTCAGAACCATGAAGAGTCCCACTGTCACCCTATGGCCGTGGGAGACATGGAGGCGGTGGAGGCTCTTATGTTCATGAACACCCACTGGAAAGCCAGGACGTCCAGGAGCTTCAAGCATAGACAGTTCCGACCTCTGACCCCTTCCTCTGACTTCTCAGAGGATGACTCTCGTCTCTCACTTGACCCGGCTGAGGTTTATGAGTCTCTGGTAAATTTCCTGTGTTACTTGTGTGTTCTCTCAAGTTCTGTCACATACATTCACTGTGATAATCCTCCATACTAAGTGAAATTTTATAAATATAACCTCACACATTGTAGAGATTATATCGTTTCGTAACCActtccttgtttttttttaccctcCGTCTCAGTGTATGACCCCGCCATACAGCCCGCCAAACTTTGAGGCCATTCACAGTCATCCTGCTCCAGAGACAGTACAGACCTCCTGGTGCCAGAGCCATAACCCACAGCCAGCACTGCAGGGCTTGACACAGCCACAGATGGTCAGCCAGCCCCGATCACAGGCCACCAGTGTGATCCGTCACACTGCAGACGCACAGCACTGCAGCTGGAGCATCTGTCCAGCCGCCCCCCTGGAGCACAGACTAACCCAACCCCTgcctccccagccccagccaaGCCCAGAAAGCATCAACCCCCTGGCAGATAGGCTATCTGGCAGGGACTCCAAAGGGAACATGACACCCCTTGACTCCTCTGCTGAACTGGCTACCACCCAGGCTCCGGTTACTGTGACTCTGCCAGCCTCTGTTGGTAAAATCCACCAACCTACATCGGTGtcccctgtcaactgtggggttTCTCCTGTTCCGGTTTACTGCCAGATACTACCTGCTGTGCCCATTGCAGCGAACAATCATATTCCAATGGTAGAGACCAGTCACCAACAACAGTCAGCAGCAGTTGGCCCTCCTTCAGTTTTCTTCATGGGCGACCAGGTGACAAAGGGCCCTATCATCTTCTTGGTTTCCTGGCCAGTTGTCGGGATCCAGCCGTCAGTGCTGACACCTGGTGGCACCAAGCTGCCAGCCATCGCCCCAGCGCCAGGCTTCACCTCAGTGGTCCAGTGGAGTAGCCCACAGCCCGCTGAGGTGTCCAGAGTCCGCAGCCATTTCTGCCCCCACGAGGACTGTGGCAAGACCTACTTTAAGAGCTCCCACCTCAAGGCTCACATGAGGACTCACACAGGTAAGACAGGGCTGGTGGGGAGTCTGGTTTAAATGTTACAAATTCAGGTAGTGGCCATTTTGTTTACAAGTAACACAAGCATTACATATTGCAGGAATAACAACAGAGCTTATCtcagttttttttaaagttgGTGTTCTTTTCTTTGGCTTTTTCTTGCTACCTTATTGGTGCTGTGATTGCACTAAAGCCACAACGTTCAAAGACCTCTTTACATGCCGTAATAACAAGATCAGGTAATCACCCTCTTAGCCTGTatggctgactgtgtgtgtgtgttctgctgtaaCACTAGTCTTTCCTCTATGTGTTCTGTTCAGGTGAGAAACCTTTCAAATGCAGGTGGGAAGGCTGTGAGAGACGCTTCGCCCGATCCGATGAGCTATCACGCCACCGTAGAACCCACACGGGAGAGAAGCGCTTCGCCTGCCCCATGTGCCACAGCCGCTTCATGCGTAGCGACCACCTGGCCAAGCACGCCCGTCGACACCTGGACACCAACAAGAAGCCCTGTTGGCAGATGGGAGTCTGTCACAGCGTTGATGTTACACATGTAGTGTTTTCAGCACCGTTCCTTCGTTCTCTGCCCGGAATAAACTCTTGCCTTAAAGACCCTGTAGAATAAGCTGTTTCTTCATTAGATGGGAAATAACTCATTCACTGTGATACTGCTCACTGAAGACTTCAATGCAATTAATTACATGTTGAATTCTTAAAAAACTAAAGTTGTTAGACATGTTTAAAGTTTCTTGACTTATAATGTCATATTTCATTCAGGTCCACTTGAGATATTATGTTATTGGCAGTTTAATGTGTGATGAATGATAGCAGGGTTTTACTCCTTTTCTATTAAGTTTGATCAGCTCTTACTTGTTGAAGATTATACAAATATTATATTTTACAACTGTGCTTTGAACTACTGACGAGACGAGATCAACCTCTTGTCATTTGGTTGTAGTGGTGGCAACTGTCCGCTCTTTCTGTGGCAACCTCCAAAGTGTGGTTCAAGGTACAGAAATGTAGAAGTCAAATCTGTGAACAACTAGAGCCTTAAATAGACTCTTTCAGAATCTCTGAGCCCACCAAATAAGTCAATTACCATTATGGATTGCAAAACTTCTTGACTATTAGATCTTGTGCATTAATTGTTTTTCTACCAACTGAATGTGCTCAATACACTGTATATTTAATATTCATGAGAGTTATGTTTGGCCAAAGATGGAATGTTAAgagaaaatgttttatatttaacTTGActaaattacatacatttttattattttgttacaggtgaaataaaatg is a window of Salmo trutta chromosome 37, fSalTru1.1, whole genome shotgun sequence DNA encoding:
- the LOC115177173 gene encoding Krueppel-like factor 10 translates to MRKCMSSFVERQNNSGTMEVDELYYPGSQNHEESHCHPMAVGDMEAVEALMFMNTHWKARTSRSFKHRQFRPLTPSSDFSEDDSRLSLDPAEVYESLCMTPPYSPPNFEAIHSHPAPETVQTSWCQSHNPQPALQGLTQPQMVSQPRSQATSVIRHTADAQHCSWSICPAAPLEHRLTQPLPPQPQPSPESINPLADRLSGRDSKGNMTPLDSSAELATTQAPVTVTLPASVGKIHQPTSVSPVNCGVSPVPVYCQILPAVPIAANNHIPMVETSHQQQSAAVGPPSVFFMGDQVTKGPIIFLVSWPVVGIQPSVLTPGGTKLPAIAPAPGFTSVVQWSSPQPAEVSRVRSHFCPHEDCGKTYFKSSHLKAHMRTHTGEKPFKCRWEGCERRFARSDELSRHRRTHTGEKRFACPMCHSRFMRSDHLAKHARRHLDTNKKPCWQMGVCHSVDVTHVVFSAPFLRSLPGINSCLKDPVE